AGTCGATAATGAGAATATGATCAAAGAAACCGAAGCGGTGGAGGGAGGATTTCTTGATATCGGATTTAGTTTGTACAGTGTCAGGTGCGAGATCAAAGAGAAACCAGACGATGATATGGGATCATCGTGTTTAGTAAAATGTACCATTGAATACGAGGTTAAGGATGAGTTTGCAGCTAATGTTTCTCTTGTTACCATGGATCCTTTTGTTGCTTTAATGAGTATTGCAAACGAGCATCTTATGAAATCGAATTAACAAAAGAAACGGCTATTCATGAATAATTAAGTCATTGTATATCTGTATGTACTGatatttaaaaataaatacaatGAAGTTACTTTTCACAATGTTGTTAAGTACTCCGTACTATACGTCTATACTGAGTATAAATGTAACATTGTGTTTTAGTAACAGGCCCGGCCCAATAAGGGTTCAAGTAGCTCAAGTGAGCAGGGCCCAATTTTTCAAGGGGCCCAAAATTTTTATATCATGTTTATTAGTCTTTATAATTTTGGGGCCTATTTTTTCTTTTCAAGCCCATTTTCCTAAGCCCACACTTATATTAAATACACAATACAATAGGccggttgttttttttttttccagaatcaaacgtcaaaaaaaaaaaaaaaaaaaaaggttcacTGTTCGTTCGTGTCTGTTCGTGAATTCCAGCAAGTCAATGGACAATGGTCAATGGACAATGGAAAAAAATATTAAATCAATTAGTTTAATAGAATAAAGGTAGTGGATTGGCGATGATGACTATTGAAAATGAAATCTTAGAGAGTATAAACTGTGAAGAGATAATTAAACAATTTGCTACCAAGAATGCGAGGAGAGCTTCAAAAATCATTGGTTAACTATTACTGTATGTAATTCTAATGCTAAATTCTTTATCTTTATTGATATGACGTTAGTTATCGTTTTTTTAAAATGACTTATATTATTCGTTAAGGCATTAGGGCCTTTTTTTTTTCCGCCTCGCACGGGGCACTCAATTTCTCGGGACCGGCCCTGTTTAGTAATATGAGAATTTGCAAGTGATTTGATAGTGTTGCAATGTCTTTAACTCTTGTAACATGCCTTAGACACCATATATATGTTAACCAGTGGTAGTCCAGGCAGTGGCGAAACTAGGATTATTTTTACCgggagcaaattttttttttttaaccgtagtaaattttttggacaaaatttgaagattctggggcaaaagttggagattttggggcaaaatttgaagattttgggacaAAAGTTGGAGAAATCGAAAAAcctaaaatttttacactgaaaaaaaaaatccactgggggcggccgctgttatgacaatttgcctagcgcacccacactagcggaagcgaggatataatttgtttgagacaaacttgcgagaaataatagaaatcAAATAAGGTAACTGATagcacgacgatttaacgtggttcggcaaaaccctgcctacgtccaccccaagagtctcctttattcttataatataaaagaacctggTACAagaaaaaagtacactatgagttaaacccaaacccaagccccttagattttagtataaaatctaagtttcccgtacactcttttacacttcttacaagaataaaactctcaacctcacaaataCACACTCTCCATTGATATTATTGATCAACTGTGTTTTTCCTTTGAGATACTTTGATCATCTCTTGGATCACTTGATCGCACTCTTGGATTTGATCCCTCTGGATGCTTTATAATGGCTAGATATCCATCTATTTATATTGCTCCTTGTACATGTGAAACCTCCGTGTGAAAACATAAATATAAGCATAGCCATACTATTCCATTATTGACTTCACAATTTTCACATGCATGCCATATATATTATTCTAAGATAAATGTGAGCCACCTTTGTTTGACTAccgtccaacaatctccaccttgacgaacatttatCTTCTTCGTCACCGAAAATACTAACACCAAGTATTTTCACCATTGGCCTCCGTTATCCCCGCTGCACACACCATGAATCACCTCGGTCTTGAACCCCGATTCAAATAAAACAGCCAATAATCATGTGCAACTAACCCTGTCAACTTACCTAGTTGACATcggagaggagtctcgaatcacctcttccaccacagtaggattttccttctcaccATCGTCTACCTCGGTCAAACATGTCCCAACATGTTCCCGACCTGTTTCCCGCATGAACGCTTTCAAAACCTTTCGAGACATGAGTACATCTTGTACTCGCCACCAgacgatataaaccctcatacttctctcccGTCATCAGGACctcatcttgagcagaagtagaacttttggagaCTGTCAGAACATTTCCCACCGGTACATAAACTGCTACCGCAGCCGATGAACCTCCAGATTTACCTTCACCATTCCTCCAGAGTGGACAATACTTCCTGTAGTGACCCCACTCATGACAGCACTGGATACCCTTCACGCCGTCTTCTGATCTAGACCTACTGTTATCGCTAGATCTCTTCTCGAAAAACCTTccccttccatgaccaaccatagcaaacccatgctcaaaacggtcatcggatcttcgtctcttatcctgcgaactgggaagagaggcaagaagaataagggtcttatcttcttcTTCCTTTAAATCTCAACTTATTCAAGTTGATTAACCAGACCATTAAACACATCCATGTGTTCAATAATATACCAATCGTCATCTGCCATCTCAAATGGCTCTACCTTAAATTACATACCGCCGTTTTTCGCCATCTCCAAACAAAAAACTATCCGAAACAcctggatgctctgataccacttgttatgacaatttgcctagtgcacccacaccagcggaagcgatgatataatttgtttgagacaaacttgcgagaaataatagaaagcaaaataaggtaactgataacacgacgatttaacgtggttcggcaaaaccctgcctacgtccatcCCAAGAGCCTCCTTTATTCTTACAATATAAAAGAACCTAGTACAagaaaaaagtacactatgagttaaacccaaacccaagccccttagattttagtataaaatctaggtttcccgtacactcttttacactccttacaagaataaaactctcaacctcacaaataCACACTCTCCATTGATATTATTGATTAATTGTGTTTTTCCTTTGTGATACTTTAATCCTCTCTTAGATCACTTGATCTCACTCTTGGATTTGATCCCTCTGGATGATTTATAATGGCTAGATATCCATCTATTTATATTGCTCTTTGTACATGTTAAACCTCCATGTGAAAACATAAATATAAGCATAGCCATACTATTCAATTATTGACTTCACAATTTTCACATGCATGCCATATATATTATTCTAAGATAAATGTGAGCCACCTTTGTTTGACTACCGGCCAACATGTGTTTTTCTTTTGTGATACTTGATCCTCTCTCTCTGGATCACTTAATCCTTTCTTGGATGCATATAACCTTTTGCATGAACCTCTATTTATAATGCACATTTACATGCATATTCGTTGCTAATTATCACCCATACTTACCCCATGTGAAAAGCTATAAGAAAATCAGCCTTCTTTCTTTGACTTTCAACATGTACGACACCAAAATGGTTGGTAAACACTATTCTCAATTAGTAAGCCACATGCATTTCATGCAAATGCAATTTTCAACTTTTCTAGCAAAGGACAATTCCAATTTGTCTTAATAAATGTTTGTCACTTATTTGGACCAccgtccaacaatctccaccttgacaAACATTTATCTTTTTTGTCACCGAAAATACTAACACCAAGTATTTTCACCATTGGCCTCCGTTACCACCGCTAcacacaccttgaatcacctcgGTCCTGAACCTGACTTAAATAAAACTGGCCAATATCCATGTGCAGCTGACCCTGTCAACTTACCTAGTTGACACAggagaggagtctcgaatcacctcttcCACTACAGTAGGATTTTCCTTTTCACCATCGTCCACCTCGGTCAAACATGTCCCAACATGTTCCCGACCTGTTTCCCGCATGCACGCTTTCTAAACTTTCGAGACACGAGTACATTTTGTACTCGCCACCAGACGATATAAACCTTCATACTTCTCTCGCTTCATCAGGGCCATCACGCCACGTGTGATTATCATAACTCCACATACGGCCTAATATCCGTATCCTTGAGAATCCAACACGTATAAGAAAATTAGATTCTTGCACATTCTTAGTGTGTACGCCACACCACCAAGAGCGTAAGCAGCTCcgtgaaacaattttattttcaccatgcaaacaccctcaacatcacatgttgaaccatcacctaaagtcagcacccccactttctttaatattagcttatcaaaataagctttcttggaacacacatgcatcgtacaaccagaatctaaaatccatttatcttgagcagaagtagaacttttggagatTGTGAGAATATCTCCTACCGGTACATTAACTGCTACCGCAGCCGATGAACTCCCAGATTTACCTTCACCATTCCTTCAGAGTGGACAATACTTCCTGTAGTGACCCCACTcatgacatttgaagcactggatacccttcacgccgtataaaatctaagtttctcgtacactcttttacactccttacaagaataaaactctcaacctcacaaatacacactctccgttgatattatcgatcaactgtGTTTTTCTTTTGTGATACTTGATCCTCTCTCTCTGGATCACTTGATCCTTTCTTGGATGCATATAACCTTTTGCATGAACCTCTATTTATAATGCACATCTACATGCATATTCGTTGCTAATTATCACCCATACCTACCCCATGTGAAAAGCTATAAGAAAATCAGCCTTCTTTCTTTGACTTTCAACATGTACGACACCAAAATGGTTGGTAAACACTATTCTCAATTAGTAAGCCACATCCATTTCATGCAAATGCAATTTTCAACTTTTCTAGCAAAGAACAATTCTATTTTGTCTTAATAAATGTTTGTCACTTATTTGGACCactttgaagattttggggcaaaagttggagattttggggcaaaatttgaagattttgggacaaaagttggagaatttggggcaaaatttgaagtttttggggcaaaggggcaaaaaaaaaaaaatatccaccgagggcaaaatcgaaaaacctaaaatttttacactgaaaaaaaaaatccaTTGGGGGCGGCCGCCCCCTTACCCCTACACACTTTCGCCTCTGAGTCCAGGTGTTTATTTTAACGGGGCAAAacataaaaaaatgaaaaaatatacAATTATATGGGTAAAATGTCAAACTTTAACACATAAATACACTAAAAAATAAATACACTAAAAATGTTCATAAAAAACAGAGTCATACAGTGAGAAATGTACATCTTCAAAATATTAGATAGAAGATGAGGTTTCAAATGTTTGATCCATCCAATAATTCTAAGAATTTATCATTGGCAATTATTTCTATTCTGTTTTTCGTTCATTGTAAACGACAACATTACCCGGTGTCCTTATCTCCTTATCCTTACTCATGTCACAAATATATACAATCATCCAATCTAATtaatacggagtataatttaaCTCAAAATGTTTCATTTATTTATAAATACATTTATTGGGTCACCACAAAACTCGATCAATGCCGCCCGGTATATATCATTTGGTCGTACCTAACATGTTATGGAGATAGCTAGGGCCGGGACAAATAGGTCGAACAACTAGGAATCTTTATGAAGACAAAGAAAGTTATCCCAAATTATGAAATCCTTGTTTAAAAATCAACCTAGGATACGATGTAGGATTCATTACTTTATTAACCTAAGAATATAATAAAAATGATTGGAAGCTTATCAGAAGAAACAGAAGTGAAGGTCCACGTAAGCAAAGCTTGGGCAGTCTACGGCACCCTTGAAGTCGGAAAACTGGTCGCAGGTAAAGTCTTTAAGGCGGTTGAAGTTGTTGAAGGTGATGGTGGCGTCGGTACTATTCTCAAAGTCACCTATAAGCCCGATACTACGAGTGCAGGGTTAGAGTCCAAATATTTTTTAGAGAAGTTTACTAAGGTTGATAATGAAAATAAGGTTAAAGAAACTGAAATCCTGAAAGGGGGATTTCTTGATATTGGATTTAACTATTATAGGATTAAGTTAAAAGTCGATGAAAACCCGAAGGCTGAAACGAGCCGGGTAAAGATAACTGTCGAATATGAAGTTAAGGATGAGTTCGTCGCTAATGCTTCGCTTGTTAATGGTGAGCCGCTCATAGCGGTCATGAGTGTTGCGAATGAGCATCTTGAAAACTTTACTTGACAGAAAAAGAAATCTTGGTTGTTctgtttttattgttattgtaacgAGTTAGAATATTTACAAGTCACTTTCTTTTGTAAGTTATtctattatatgtatgtatgtcaaATGCTGTTAACCAAGTCAAAAAAGTACTTGATAATATATCTAATAGAAAGAGATTTGCTAAAAATAGACCTTACAACTACGTTTAAGCATATCATatataacttaataatttttataactcaaAATTGGCATGAAAAAATACTCATAGTAAATCCAAATAGGGAAAGTCAGTATATAAAAAGAATATTTAAACTTTACAATTAATTCAAATGAGTTTATAAACGTATATATAAACAAATCCTTTAATAAAGATCATAATAGAAAAACTTCTAAATACGTTAGGTGAGGGCTTATTGAGCAAGATATGATACCATCAAGTTTGTAACAATACACATAAATTTAGAGCCATTGTATGTTTAGAGGTAATACCGAAAGCTTTAAAAAATCAAATAGTATATGAGGTTTATATCAAGTTTTAGTATATGAGGTTTATATCAACAACTTTCAGCGCGAATAGTATACTTTACTTTAAAATGTAACACTCTGATTCTGAACCAGGCTTAAGTCGTGTCGCGACTTATACTCTCGCGTCACGACACAAGGTGGGCAGATTAGGGGCTGTTGTGTAAAATGCTGGAAATTGAGGACTTGGGTGCAATTTTGCATGTGCCGGGTTTTTAACCCCTACAACAGATCTAAACCCTCATTTCTTCTTTTCATCTTCTTCCTAAAACACCTTTTAGAGATAAggagcaaatttatatatatatatatatatatatatatatatatatatatatatatatatatatatatatatatatatatatatatatatatatatatagagagagagagagagagagagagcgctCAAGAATTTGACGAAGGAGCTTGAATCTTTACAAggtgcaagaattaaagttgttcatcttgcttctagctacattttggtagttgTGGTAAGTCTCAAACCCGAATTTCGTttatgtaatttgatattcaagttagggtttgagctttgaGTTGTTAGAAGACCATGGGTGTTCACAAAATGGGTTTGATGTAGCTAGTAGTTGCGTTTTAgacccattgttggtgggttttgggttggaaaatgaTTTCACCATGTTTGGGCTTGTAAAGTTAGGCATAATCGCTAGGAAGAAAGAGTATTAGTGATTATTTTGGTGTTTTGAACTTGAGTGTGTGTTATTGAAAGCTTAATtttaaaatgggttaaaattagggtttgtaactTGATTATGGGGAAGACAAGTACTTGGTGCTTgggaatttgatttaaagggtgtTTTAGAACCATaatcactagttgttagtgattattggtgagttTGGGCATGGGTGGTGCTCGGAGGTGCAATTGGGTCATAATTGCACTAGGTGTCGAATTGGGATGgcggtaatccaccctaattgtgtaattGATTGTGTGATAAATTGAATAGCATTCCAATGACGGGTTGCAGATTTAGTCAATTGCTTTCACtaaggcgctaaggtgagtgtagaggaattatatgcatatgtatgcgtAGGGTGTGTGCGGGTGTGGTATGGCGAATctcgtgtgtattcggattcacctTGTACGTGCGTGTTTTCGTtgaccacccttggggtagtgaatcgcgtgagtaTTCGGATTCACTATAGCGCATGAGTTTCCGGCCAACCCCGTTGTCGTTATGGTTTGGGGAAGTGAATCACGTGAGTTTTTCGATTGACTATGGCGCGTGAGTTTTCGACCAACCCCATTGTCGTTATGGTTTGGGAAAGTGAATCGCGTGAGTTTTCGGGTTTACTATGACGCGTGAGTTTTTGGTCACCCCCGTGGTTATTATGGGTTGGGGTAGTGAATCGCGCGAGTTTTTGGATTCACTATGACGCGTGAGTTTTCGGTCATCCCCGTGGTTGTTATGGTTTGGGTTGTGAATCGCGTGAGCTTttagattcactaaggcgcgtgagtTTTCAGCCAACTCTTGTGTGTGTTATGGTTAATGGTTAACCATAgtgtttttttgtgtgtgtgtgtgtatatatacacacacacacacacacacacacacacacacacacacacacacacacacacatatatatatattgatgtagaTGTAGTTATACTTGTGGAATTGCCATGGTGGTATTTGCTTATAGCTTGCATTGTTATACTCGAGCATGGTATTTGTTTATTATATGTTattgaataaaaaaataaatttaccTTTTAAACCATTAGAATTTACGAATTATACCCCTGAGGAATTGTATAAGTTTGTTTGTTGAGGGGGTTGGATGAAAATTTTAAGTGTGAAAAGAGGTGGTGGGACGGCAATTTGTTTGCCTGGAACGACAAAAGAATCCATGTCATCGTAACCActctatgtgtatgtatgtatatagtatatttacattcactaagcattgcttaccctctcgttgtttacattattATAGAATCGAGAAGCGGAGGAGGCAAGGGTAAGTACGGGGACTAGAGGACTACAACATGTTGCTTTAGAAGATATTGCTTTTGAaatcgacttaggattgggtagttcaATCCcaacaccatgctcggtcttttgttTGATGGTCACGTTGTTGTATTAATGGCATGTTGGAGTCTCAAGGGTCGAAATACCCGTTTTGTTACTTAAACCCCCTTTATTTAATGTTTGAAAGATGTTTAAACCTGATTTGGTTGTTATAGGTGGTTTTAGTGTAGTGATTGAAGTGTCAAAAGTATATCCAAACTGCAGCAGTTGTTCCTGCTTTAAATCGCGTCGCTACCCACACTTGCCGCGTCGCCACTaggaatggcaatggatcggatatggatcaggtgatgccatatccacatccatatccatttaatttttgttcatccatatccgtatccatatccgtttagttttgttccatccatccatatccatatccaatggattaagcgggttaatggatatccattggatattcaGTAAAATATTAACCTAACGACGACTTtgaaaattaaatataaattataacaaatgtaaatgtataatctttatgtttttagtttgttacacatgttttgattgttatttGTCGCCGAATGTGATTTCAATTAAGCAAAATACATTACGATGTAAGTAAATATATGTTTAGACTAATCTAAATAtgtaaggtttattattattaataacagttTCGTAATTGTAACTTTTATAAcccttatttttgttaataattttaaaattaataggttatatgtatatgtatatcgatatgtagatgtatatgcCTATATTTTAGTacgtattatgtatatatatatatatatatatatatatatatatatatatatatatatatatatatagatgtatttccggtgataatggatatatccatggatgatatATCCATTGATGGTCACGTTGTTGTATTAATGGCTCGTTGGAGTCTCAAGGGTCGAAATACCCGTTTTGTTACTTAAACCCCCTTTATTTAATGTTTGAAAGATGTTTAAACCTGGTTTGGTTGTTATTGGTGGTTTTGGTGTAGTGATTGAAGTGTCAAAAGTATCTCCAAACTGCAGCAGTTGTTCCTGCTTTAAATCGCGTCGCTAACCACACTTGCCGCGTCGCCACTTATAGTGTATTTTGATTGTCGAGTACTTAATGTGGTTCTGGGTGTCTGACAACGTGATAAGCCGTGTCGCGACCTTCAATGCCGCAACGCGACTTAGCGCTGAGAACTGATGGTCAGGTGGTAATTCAAGCTCGGCATAAAAATTACACTTGGGACCGCGTCGCAAGTTTACCCTGTAAAAAATATGCATTGTTTTaaaataacgggttgggtcgttctaTAAAGTTTACGAGGTTTATATTTACGTGCTTCTGTGCGAATGGTAGATGTTACTTTAAAAGTCGAGGCCACTATAGGAAAGCTTTTCGCAAATGTGGGCGATGATTCGTGCCTCATCCGTGTCAAGTGTTTACACCTATTGCCACAGTGATATTAGTCTCATTCTCATCAATTTATTAACCAACAAAAAAATGTTTGGAACCTTATCAGAAGAAACATATGTGAAGGTCCACGTAAGCAAAACTTGGGCACTCTACGACACCCTTGAAGTCGCAAAACTCGTCTCTGGTACTCTCTTTGAGTCGGTTGAAGTCATTGAAGGTAATGGTGGCGCCTGTACTATTATCAAACTCACGTTAAAACCCGGTACGAGTGCAAGGTCAGGGTTTGAATATTTTTTTGAGAAGTTTACAAAAGTTGATAACGAAAATATGGTTAAAGAAGTTGAAAACTCGTGAAAGGGGGATTTCTTAAAATTGCATTTAGCTATTATAGGATTCAGTTGGAAGTTAACGAAAACCTAGAGGATGAAACGGGCTCATCGAGTCGGGTAAAGATAACGATCGaatataaagttaaagtaaagaTGAGTTTGTTGCTAATGCTTCTCTTGTTAATACTGAGCTGATTGTCGCGATCATGGGCAGGGccggtcaaactttggtcaaaattTTTGCATGACCAGGGCGAAATGATTATAAAATGCCCCCAACAgttatacaaacatatatatttatgagaTTTAAACTATGAGTATTAATAAATTTTTTCGAAATGATACCCCTAACCGCGTGATGCCCCGGGCCGTCGCCCGCTTCGCCCATAGCCTTAGCCGGCCCTGATCATGGGTGTTGCGAAAGACCATCTTGAAAGTTTTAATTGACAAAAAAGGAATGTTTAATTGTTGTTCTGTTTCTATTTAGGATGAAGACTATTTAGAAGTCACTTTCTTTTGTCAAAGTTTAGTGATATGAGTGAACCAATTCAAAAAGGTTATGATTTCACTTAAGGAGGTGATACTCAAATACTCACACACCAATTTTTTATTCATATACATTTAATTtactaatatatatttacttacaatAATGGTGGTTCAACTTCTAAAATAAATTTGAGAatataattgtaagttttatgGTAAAAAATGTGTATGGATTAAAAAttggtgtgtgagtatcacctcccacTCACTTAGGTACAAAGAATGTTGTAAGTTGGTGATTTtctttatgttttaaaaaaaacctTATAATAATAGATTAAATAATTGTTCGGTTGGATGGGAATGATATTGCAAATTTTTTTACTTTTTTGTGCCGTTGGTTCCTCTATTTATACACCAAATAATAAACATCATCCCTTTCGTTTTTTTTCTGCTTACAGCATCCTTCCattatcaaatagtttaggtacttgtgtctaaattataaatcatttaaaagcaagcatgtgtctcaccccaaagtttataaaacagttaagaaatacgtagtagtagaaagaggggctatgaagttcaccttagtagcaagtaagaaattccacgcaaggaagtatgaacggagtatgaaatcggagatctcaacctagagatataacctttgattagttaatATCTAATAGACATAaaatttgtttattaatatagcaaactatattaacagtgacggttttcgagaaagttcctatttctcaaaagtttctatttttggaaacctactatttatggaaagcttccacttatagtaagtttctagtttaagaagttcgggttataattcttaacaaagatgttgtacaatctcgcccaaacttcgttgctatcatgcaagtcactcgaatgatctattgttacagaGCGGCCCAGAATCTCTTGA
The window above is part of the Rutidosis leptorrhynchoides isolate AG116_Rl617_1_P2 chromosome 1, CSIRO_AGI_Rlap_v1, whole genome shotgun sequence genome. Proteins encoded here:
- the LOC139866351 gene encoding norbelladine synthase-like isoform X2; the protein is MFGTLSQETEVNVPASKAWALYGSLELGKVVAGKIFEAVDVVEGAGGTGLGFKYYTEKFTKVDNENMIKETEAVEGGFLDIGFSLYSVRCEIKEKPDDDMGSSCLVKCTIEYEVKDEFAANVSLVTMDPFVALMSIANEHLMKSN
- the LOC139866351 gene encoding norbelladine synthase-like isoform X1; this encodes MFGTLSQETEVNVPASKAWALYGSLELGKVVAGKIFEAVDVVEGAGGTGTILKLTLHPGLGFKYYTEKFTKVDNENMIKETEAVEGGFLDIGFSLYSVRCEIKEKPDDDMGSSCLVKCTIEYEVKDEFAANVSLVTMDPFVALMSIANEHLMKSN
- the LOC139866364 gene encoding norbelladine synthase-like; translated protein: MIGSLSEETEVKVHVSKAWAVYGTLEVGKLVAGKVFKAVEVVEGDGGVGTILKVTYKPDTTSAGLESKYFLEKFTKVDNENKVKETEILKGGFLDIGFNYYRIKLKVDENPKAETSRVKITVEYEVKDEFVANASLVNGEPLIAVMSVANEHLENFT